A window of Nitrospinota bacterium contains these coding sequences:
- the rpsP gene encoding 30S ribosomal protein S16 gives MAVIIRLSRHGAKSKPFYRIVAADKRYSRDGRFLEIIGTYDPRERKTVMVKETAEKWIKTGAQMSDTVKKIFAKEGVTPASAAAK, from the coding sequence ATGGCAGTTATTATCAGGCTCTCCAGGCACGGGGCTAAAAGCAAACCCTTTTACCGCATCGTGGCGGCGGACAAGCGGTATTCCCGCGACGGACGCTTCCTCGAAATAATCGGCACGTACGACCCGCGCGAACGCAAAACGGTGATGGTGAAAGAAACCGCTGAAAAGTGGATCAAGACCGGCGCGCAGATGTCCGACACCGTGAAGAAAATCTTCGCGAAAGAAGGGGTCACGCCCGCTTCCGCGGCCGCGAAATAA
- a CDS encoding KH domain-containing protein: protein MMKELIETIVKAIVDNPGDVQVTEIAGENTTVIELHVNPSDLGKVIGKQGRTARSMRALLAAAATRENKRAVLEILE, encoded by the coding sequence ATAATGAAAGAACTGATCGAAACCATCGTCAAGGCCATCGTCGATAATCCCGGCGATGTGCAGGTGACGGAAATCGCCGGTGAAAACACCACCGTTATCGAGTTGCACGTCAACCCGTCCGACTTGGGCAAGGTGATCGGCAAACAGGGGCGCACCGCGCGCTCCATGCGCGCGCTCCTTGCCGCCGCCGCCACCCGCGAGAATAAGCGGGCGGTTTTGGAAATACTCGAGTAA